The nucleotide window GTTACCGGCTTTTGGGCTACCTGCACACCATACATATGTTCGTTATTGGAGTGCGTACCTGTGCCATCGTTACCTATATTATGTATTAATGAATGCGAGGGGTTTAACGTTAAACCACTTTTCAGAAATATAGAGGCATACCAGCGTATAGCCCACGAGTTATTTTTACCGGCTTTGAAACCCTGCATTTGTTTCCAGAAATTCATGGTACCTTCAATAGAGAACCTGTTGATCTTCTGCTGGTCAAACTGTGGCATCAATGTATCAATATCGGGTTCAAAACTTTTCCAGGCGCGGGCCCAGGTGGCCCAGCCCCAACTGGTGGCTGCGCGGAACATAAAGGTTTGCGGCAAGGTTTTATCCTGCAGGTTATACATATACGCCCCAATATGCATCACCTGCTCTTCGTTCTGGTAACGGGCAAGGGCTTCATTAAAATATTGCAACGTATAAGGTGATGACAGCAGGTCATCCTCAAACACAATTATACTACCATATTCATTTACCAGTTGGGTAACCCCATCAATAATGGAATTAGCCAAGCCCATGTTTTGCTTGCGCTCAATAACCTTTACAGTTTTAAAGCCTGTTATATTGCCTATAATGTTACGTACCTCGGTTACCTTATCCTGTTCGGCAGCAGTTTTAGCCGCATCCGAAAAAATGAACAGGCGCGATTCATCGGCCAATACATTTTTTTGCAAATAGCTAAGCGTGCGGCGCGTATGGTCGGGCCGGTTATAAACAAACAGGGCTATTGGGGCAAGTTTTTGCATTTTATAAGAGAAAGCTAAAGGCTGAACACACCAAGCTTTAATTCAATAATATATCGGTATTAGTTAAAACAACTCCGGTTGATGTTCGGCTTTTTTACACAAAACGGTGTAGGCATTAGCCAATCCTTCACGTTTTTTCTTCCCCATTATACCGGCCATCAGGTTCTTTAACGTGTATTCGGCAGTAATTTTTATACTGGTTAGTAAATTTTTATTTTTCTTCTGGTTAATATAGGTATTAAAGCGGGTAACTTCCGGTTCAATCATGCTGGTCAGGTCGTTAACAACCTCCAATCCTTCGGTACCCAGTAAATAGCGCAGCGATGTTGGCGTATATACATTAATATGCCCGTAAGCCAAAAAATGTTTAATACGTTTATCCACGCCCACACGGTAATCAAGCGGCACTTCTATCACAAACATCTTAGCTACCCGTTTTATCTCGCGCAGCAGCATCCGCTCGTGTTCTACATGCTCCAGCACGTGCGAGAGGATGATCAGGTCGAAACTACCATCGCCGAAAGGCAACTTATAACCATCAAACTCCTGCACCGAACGCAGGTTTTTTATCCCGGCGGTTTTTATTAACCCTACCCCGCTGTCCGATATCTCTACCGCATCATATCCCGGTGCAAAGTTTTGTTCAGACAATAATTTCAGGATACTGCCATCGCCGGCGCCAACTTCAAGCACCGTGTTAAATGAATGGCCCTTGCACACATCAATAATATGCTGTGCTTTATATTTGGCACCCAGCATACGCCAGGCTACATCGTGCTTTTGGTAAAACTCGTCGTAAGCAGCCTTTACATTGGTGCTGATAACCTTCCCTTC belongs to Mucilaginibacter boryungensis and includes:
- a CDS encoding glycosyltransferase family protein, which gives rise to MQKLAPIALFVYNRPDHTRRTLSYLQKNVLADESRLFIFSDAAKTAAEQDKVTEVRNIIGNITGFKTVKVIERKQNMGLANSIIDGVTQLVNEYGSIIVFEDDLLSSPYTLQYFNEALARYQNEEQVMHIGAYMYNLQDKTLPQTFMFRAATSWGWATWARAWKSFEPDIDTLMPQFDQQKINRFSIEGTMNFWKQMQGFKAGKNNSWAIRWYASIFLKSGLTLNPSHSLIHNIGNDGTGTHSNNEHMYGVQVAQKPVTSFPDVIEENQQAYQAIKHFLRHRKGTIWQRVIRFVQQQVRR
- a CDS encoding class I SAM-dependent methyltransferase, whose product is MEGKVISTNVKAAYDEFYQKHDVAWRMLGAKYKAQHIIDVCKGHSFNTVLEVGAGDGSILKLLSEQNFAPGYDAVEISDSGVGLIKTAGIKNLRSVQEFDGYKLPFGDGSFDLIILSHVLEHVEHERMLLREIKRVAKMFVIEVPLDYRVGVDKRIKHFLAYGHINVYTPTSLRYLLGTEGLEVVNDLTSMIEPEVTRFNTYINQKKNKNLLTSIKITAEYTLKNLMAGIMGKKKREGLANAYTVLCKKAEHQPELF